One Kitasatospora sp. MAP12-44 DNA segment encodes these proteins:
- a CDS encoding LuxR family transcriptional regulator, whose product MAGSGGSLSRCGLRGREVELEELQALIASVAGTGSGGLALIRGEAGIGKTTLLAEAVTRARAAGFSVGLGKADELHHIVPLSSLAACILHGDQPLFSGDAFADLARNHDQRIWLVERIAEAIEARAGSVPVLIALDDVQWADPLSRFALKQLPTRLWTSPVLWILAGRPEPVGPADEVVAAARGTLPTVTVPLGPLSGAAVGQLAGDTLGAAADERVRDLLEGAGGNPFLAVEMLAGLRSAEGSGELVPPGLVVGVRGRLRSLQPSTLRLLRMGAVLGRRFGFHDATALCGQRSTTLIAALEEAVRAGLLDDDGDQLVFRHDLLRQAVYVDIPPSARKALHREAANHLVSAGRQPIDAVPHILRGALPGDEEAVALLRRAADDVLPVAPGLAADLMVRALELVPSARQLRFVVGEQAIVCLTRAGRNREALSTGDRLLDCRPPLEAFSRLQAALGGTLWTMDLAGELRRRAEAALAIGGAAPDVGARLAALRALALSRAEDLVAAREAGETALRAATASGDREAHVLALCGLGEIALNAGQNTVALERFAALSAVDSAFLPEEIVAHQHVDDFESSERLLLRAVDRGGSPRQAMLLWGQGQHHLALGKLADADADFVTMERLEDDVQVPVQQVNSRVIRSQIALLRGDPEAARQHLAAARERLAAKPNPGNTAAVRFLEAVHAEADGDVGLALDRIRQVQQAGFFMRWRLLRNWIDSAIRMALRGSDRELAEDLAAQAQAYAERNPAVPTATGIAAQAAGLVNNDLAMLERAVTLLKASPRPLVRAAAEADLGRALLAAGRKPQAVAALTHAHGTFAASGAHAAAERVQRDLAGAGAGSHRAAPTQRPVQGWGALTASERKVARLIAEGRTNRSAADLLVVSPHTVNTHLTSVFRKLSLNSRVQLANLVMALPDN is encoded by the coding sequence GTGGCGGGGTCGGGCGGATCGCTGTCCCGTTGCGGTCTGCGTGGCCGAGAGGTGGAGCTCGAAGAGCTGCAGGCGCTGATCGCCTCGGTGGCCGGCACCGGAAGCGGGGGATTGGCCCTGATCCGGGGGGAGGCGGGTATCGGCAAGACCACGCTGCTCGCCGAGGCCGTGACCAGGGCCAGGGCAGCGGGCTTCTCAGTCGGTCTCGGCAAGGCCGACGAGCTGCATCACATCGTGCCGCTCTCGTCGTTGGCGGCCTGCATCCTGCACGGCGATCAACCGCTGTTCTCCGGCGATGCCTTTGCCGATCTCGCGCGCAATCACGATCAGCGGATCTGGCTGGTGGAGCGCATAGCGGAGGCGATCGAGGCCAGAGCCGGCAGCGTGCCGGTGCTGATCGCCCTGGACGACGTGCAGTGGGCCGACCCGCTCAGCCGGTTTGCCCTGAAGCAGCTTCCGACACGCTTGTGGACCTCGCCGGTTCTGTGGATCCTGGCGGGGCGACCGGAGCCCGTCGGTCCAGCGGACGAGGTCGTCGCAGCCGCGAGGGGCACACTCCCGACGGTTACCGTGCCATTGGGGCCGCTGTCCGGCGCGGCCGTCGGCCAACTGGCCGGCGACACACTGGGTGCAGCCGCTGACGAGCGGGTACGCGACCTGCTCGAGGGAGCCGGCGGGAATCCGTTCCTGGCGGTCGAGATGCTCGCCGGACTGCGGTCCGCCGAGGGCTCGGGTGAACTCGTGCCCCCGGGGCTCGTGGTGGGTGTGCGCGGCAGACTCAGGTCCCTGCAGCCCAGCACACTGCGCCTGCTTCGGATGGGAGCGGTGTTGGGACGCCGGTTCGGCTTCCACGACGCCACCGCGCTCTGCGGCCAACGGTCCACCACGTTGATCGCGGCGCTCGAGGAGGCGGTGCGAGCCGGACTCCTGGACGATGACGGCGATCAGCTGGTCTTCCGGCATGATCTGCTGCGCCAGGCCGTCTACGTCGACATCCCGCCGTCAGCCCGGAAGGCACTGCACCGAGAGGCTGCCAACCACCTGGTCTCCGCGGGCCGCCAGCCGATCGACGCGGTGCCGCACATCCTTCGGGGCGCCCTGCCCGGGGACGAGGAAGCCGTGGCGCTGCTGCGGCGAGCCGCGGACGACGTGTTGCCGGTTGCGCCGGGTCTCGCGGCCGACCTGATGGTGCGTGCCCTGGAACTGGTGCCGTCAGCACGGCAGTTGAGGTTCGTCGTGGGTGAGCAGGCGATCGTCTGCCTGACCCGGGCCGGCCGGAATCGAGAGGCGCTGTCGACCGGCGACCGCCTGCTGGACTGCCGACCGCCGCTGGAGGCGTTCAGTCGGTTGCAGGCTGCCCTGGGCGGCACCCTGTGGACCATGGATCTCGCCGGAGAGTTGCGCCGCCGGGCCGAAGCAGCCCTCGCCATCGGGGGCGCAGCCCCGGACGTCGGAGCGAGGCTGGCGGCCCTGCGTGCGCTGGCGCTGTCCCGCGCCGAGGATCTCGTCGCGGCGCGGGAGGCCGGCGAGACCGCGCTGCGTGCCGCCACCGCGAGCGGTGACCGGGAGGCGCACGTCCTGGCCCTGTGCGGGCTGGGCGAGATCGCGCTCAACGCGGGTCAGAACACCGTCGCGCTGGAGCGGTTCGCCGCGCTCAGTGCCGTCGATTCCGCTTTTCTTCCCGAGGAGATCGTCGCGCACCAGCACGTGGACGACTTCGAGTCCAGCGAACGACTGCTGCTGCGGGCGGTGGATCGTGGCGGGTCGCCGCGTCAGGCCATGCTGCTGTGGGGACAGGGGCAGCACCATCTGGCGCTTGGCAAGCTCGCCGACGCTGACGCCGACTTCGTCACGATGGAGCGCCTGGAGGACGACGTCCAGGTACCCGTCCAGCAGGTGAACTCCCGTGTGATCCGCTCACAGATCGCCCTGCTGCGCGGCGATCCGGAAGCAGCGCGGCAGCACCTGGCGGCAGCGCGGGAGAGACTGGCGGCCAAACCGAACCCGGGCAACACGGCCGCAGTGCGCTTCCTGGAGGCGGTCCACGCCGAGGCCGACGGGGACGTCGGGCTTGCCCTCGACAGGATTCGGCAGGTGCAGCAGGCGGGTTTCTTCATGCGCTGGCGGCTGTTGCGCAACTGGATCGATTCCGCGATACGCATGGCCCTGCGTGGCTCGGACCGCGAGCTCGCCGAGGACCTGGCTGCGCAGGCCCAGGCCTACGCCGAACGCAACCCGGCCGTGCCCACGGCCACGGGCATCGCGGCGCAGGCCGCCGGGCTCGTGAACAACGATCTCGCCATGCTGGAGCGCGCCGTCACACTGCTCAAGGCGAGCCCTCGCCCGCTGGTCCGGGCCGCCGCCGAGGCCGATCTCGGACGGGCACTCCTGGCCGCGGGTCGGAAGCCTCAGGCAGTAGCCGCCCTGACGCACGCTCATGGCACGTTCGCCGCGTCAGGCGCCCACGCCGCAGCCGAACGAGTACAGCGCGATCTGGCCGGTGCCGGGGCCGGCAGCCACCGGGCAGCGCCCACGCAGCGCCCTGTCCAGGGCTGGGGAGCCCTCACCGCCTCGGAGAGGAAGGTCGCGCGCCTTATCGCCGAGGGCCGTACCAACCGGTCGGCCGCCGACCTGCTCGTCGTCTCCCCGCACACGGTCAACACCCACCTGACCTCCGTCTTCCGCAAGCTGTCGCTCAACTCCCGGGTTCAGCTTGCCAACCTGGTCATGGCCTTGCCGGACAACTGA
- a CDS encoding SpoIIE family protein phosphatase/ATP-binding protein → MAEPPDRFRTVVEQSPIAKSPLGKKSRSVAGQVFALQVVVVLLLVLGAILALAFESRRASDAEARSRSVAVAETFAHSPGILAALKSPSPTAILQPLTEAARGPAGVDFIVVMDTHGIRYTHPLPDRIGKRFVGTIGPSLAGHVYTESVYGPLGHEVQAIVPVKAPDGSVVGLVSAGLKVKNVNTAGNRQLPVILGAGAAALAVATTGTALVARRLKRQTRGLGPAEMTRMYEHHDAVLHAVREGVVIVGQDGRLLLANDEARELLGLPADAEGRHVGELRDLDPDTAELFLSGRVATDEMHRCGGRLLAVNQRRTDRHRGAMGTVATIRDSTELLALSGKAEVAGSRLALLYEAGVGIGTTLDVVRTAEELARAAVPGLADFVTVDLADPVMQGDEPAGTGMDLRRVTVHGIREDHPFYPPGRLIAFVPSTPQARGFGSGRSQVVPDLSVASGWQAQDPEWTRRIVEYGVHSLITTPLTARGIILGVANFWRSQKPEAFDDEDKSLAEELVARAAVSIDNARRYTREHAMAVTLQRSLLPRALPEQSALDVAHRYLPAQSGVSGDWFDVISLPGSRVALVVGDVVGHGLHAAATMGRLRTAVHNFSALDLPPDELLGHLDELVDRIDQEETDSGTGTGVTGATCLYAIYDPVSQLCTIARAGHPAPALLRPDGSVDFPELPIGPPLGAGGMPFETAQVHLAEGTQIVLYTDGLIEDRTRDFDVGMELLRQSLVSHQDRQPEENCRAVLDDLLPARPQDDVALLIARTRVLGAEHVAEREVPFDPAAVAEIRAWTAAKLDEWDLTDLAFGTELILSELVTNAIRYGSAPVRLRLLRDRGLICEVSDGSSTSPHLKYAASMDEGGRGLFMVAQLTKRWGTRYFPQGKIIWAEQPLPASVTDPDGNENGTGREPSGPLPATSHRPEDHWHI, encoded by the coding sequence ATGGCCGAACCCCCCGACCGATTTCGGACGGTAGTCGAGCAGTCGCCGATCGCTAAGAGTCCTCTCGGGAAGAAGTCCCGGAGCGTCGCCGGCCAGGTCTTCGCGCTGCAGGTCGTGGTCGTGCTGCTGCTCGTCCTCGGGGCGATCCTGGCGCTGGCCTTCGAGTCGCGGCGCGCCAGTGACGCGGAGGCCCGGAGCCGGTCGGTGGCGGTCGCGGAGACGTTCGCGCATTCCCCCGGCATCCTCGCGGCACTGAAGTCGCCCTCTCCGACGGCGATACTCCAGCCGCTGACGGAGGCGGCGCGCGGACCGGCCGGCGTCGACTTCATCGTGGTCATGGACACCCACGGGATCCGCTACACGCACCCCCTGCCGGACCGGATCGGCAAGCGGTTCGTCGGAACGATCGGCCCTTCGCTGGCTGGCCACGTCTACACGGAGAGCGTGTACGGGCCGCTCGGGCACGAGGTCCAGGCAATCGTTCCCGTCAAGGCGCCCGACGGGTCGGTCGTGGGACTGGTGTCGGCCGGGCTCAAGGTCAAGAACGTCAACACGGCCGGCAACCGGCAGCTGCCCGTCATTCTCGGCGCCGGCGCCGCCGCACTGGCGGTGGCCACGACCGGGACCGCTCTGGTCGCCAGGCGGCTGAAGCGGCAGACGCGGGGCCTGGGTCCGGCCGAGATGACGCGGATGTACGAGCACCACGACGCCGTCCTGCACGCGGTGCGGGAAGGCGTGGTCATCGTCGGACAGGACGGGCGGTTGCTCCTGGCGAACGACGAGGCGAGGGAGCTGCTGGGACTGCCGGCTGATGCGGAGGGCCGGCACGTGGGCGAACTGCGGGACCTCGACCCCGACACCGCGGAACTGTTCCTGTCGGGCCGAGTGGCGACGGACGAGATGCACCGCTGCGGTGGCCGACTGCTTGCGGTGAACCAGCGGCGGACGGACCGCCACCGCGGCGCGATGGGAACGGTCGCCACGATCCGCGACTCGACAGAGCTCCTCGCACTGTCCGGCAAGGCCGAGGTGGCCGGCAGTCGCCTCGCCCTGCTTTACGAGGCCGGCGTCGGCATCGGCACGACACTTGACGTCGTGCGCACGGCTGAGGAGCTGGCGCGGGCCGCCGTGCCCGGCCTCGCGGACTTCGTCACCGTCGACCTCGCCGACCCCGTGATGCAGGGGGACGAGCCCGCCGGTACCGGGATGGACCTGCGCCGCGTCACGGTCCACGGGATCCGCGAAGACCATCCCTTCTACCCGCCCGGCAGGCTGATCGCCTTCGTCCCTTCCACTCCCCAGGCCCGGGGTTTCGGCAGCGGCCGATCGCAGGTGGTGCCCGACCTGTCGGTCGCCAGCGGCTGGCAGGCTCAGGACCCGGAGTGGACCAGGCGGATCGTCGAGTACGGTGTCCACTCGCTCATCACCACTCCTTTGACTGCGCGCGGCATCATCCTTGGCGTCGCCAACTTCTGGCGGTCCCAGAAACCCGAGGCCTTCGACGACGAGGACAAGTCGCTGGCCGAGGAACTGGTCGCGCGGGCCGCGGTCAGCATCGACAACGCCCGCCGCTACACCCGTGAGCACGCCATGGCCGTGACGTTGCAGCGCAGCCTGCTGCCGCGCGCCCTCCCGGAACAGAGTGCCCTCGACGTCGCGCACCGCTACCTGCCCGCACAGTCCGGAGTCAGCGGCGACTGGTTCGACGTGATATCCCTGCCCGGCAGCCGGGTCGCCCTGGTCGTGGGCGACGTCGTCGGCCACGGACTGCACGCCGCGGCCACCATGGGCCGGCTGCGCACCGCTGTGCACAACTTCTCCGCCCTCGACCTCCCGCCGGACGAGTTGCTCGGCCACCTGGACGAACTGGTGGACCGCATCGACCAGGAGGAGACCGACAGCGGCACCGGCACCGGCGTCACGGGAGCGACCTGCCTGTACGCGATCTACGACCCGGTGTCCCAGCTCTGCACCATCGCGAGGGCCGGACACCCCGCACCCGCACTGCTCAGGCCCGACGGCAGCGTCGACTTCCCAGAGCTTCCGATCGGACCGCCGCTGGGTGCCGGCGGGATGCCGTTCGAGACGGCGCAGGTTCACCTGGCCGAAGGCACCCAGATCGTCCTCTACACCGACGGGCTGATCGAGGACCGCACTCGGGACTTCGACGTCGGGATGGAGCTGCTGCGCCAGTCGCTCGTCTCCCACCAGGATCGGCAGCCCGAGGAGAACTGCCGGGCCGTGCTCGACGACCTGCTGCCGGCCCGTCCGCAGGATGATGTGGCGCTGCTGATAGCGAGGACGCGGGTGCTGGGTGCGGAGCACGTCGCCGAGCGGGAGGTGCCGTTCGATCCGGCCGCCGTCGCCGAAATACGGGCGTGGACAGCCGCGAAGCTCGACGAGTGGGACCTGACCGACCTGGCGTTCGGCACGGAACTGATACTCAGTGAACTGGTCACCAACGCCATCCGCTACGGCTCGGCGCCGGTGCGGTTGCGGCTGCTGCGTGATCGCGGCCTGATCTGCGAGGTGTCCGACGGCAGCAGCACCTCGCCGCACCTGAAGTACGCGGCGTCGATGGACGAGGGCGGCCGCGGGCTGTTCATGGTGGCCCAGCTCACCAAGCGCTGGGGCACGCGGTACTTTCCTCAGGGGAAGATCATCTGGGCCGAGCAGCCGCTTCCCGCTTCGGTAACCGACCCGGACGGGAACGAGAACGGGACCGGGAGGGAACCCTCGGGGCCACTTCCGGCGACGTCGCACCGACCCGAGGACCATTGGCATATCTGA
- a CDS encoding glycosyltransferase encodes MTSPCTPKFSVFTPSHRPRFLDDCLATLQAQTHSDWEWIVLLNSGARWRPEHPDDRVRVEIADDIRGVGAAKRRACELARGEILVELDHDDLLAKDCLAELARAFDELPDVVFVYSHTAQITEDGGRDDTRFNEANGWQYEEVDVDGRRLLQAVSMAPTPHNVSYIWYAPNHVRAFRRGVYHQVGGYDASRTVLDDQDLMCRLFQVGDFHRIPRCLYLQRMHPDNTQRDTEINSHIQRETVALYDKYVEANALAWTKRRGLLALDLGAAHRKPPGYLGVDQYPGEGVDIVATLPGKLDLPDDSVGLLRAVDFLEHVPAKVPLINELYRLLAPGGMLLTLTPSSDGRGAYQDPTHVAYYNENSFWYYTDNQYRAFVPEIQARFQSSRLVTYYPTDWHSRNNISYVQANLIAMKDGAERCGGLLLV; translated from the coding sequence ATGACGTCTCCCTGCACGCCGAAGTTCTCCGTGTTCACCCCCAGCCACCGGCCGCGCTTCCTGGATGACTGCCTCGCGACCCTGCAGGCGCAGACGCACTCCGACTGGGAGTGGATCGTGCTCCTCAACAGCGGAGCGCGATGGCGTCCGGAACACCCCGACGACCGTGTCAGGGTGGAGATCGCGGACGACATCCGGGGAGTTGGTGCGGCCAAGCGGCGCGCTTGCGAACTGGCTCGCGGGGAGATCCTCGTGGAGCTCGACCATGACGACCTGCTGGCGAAGGACTGCCTGGCGGAACTGGCGCGGGCCTTCGACGAGCTTCCCGACGTCGTCTTCGTCTACAGCCACACCGCTCAGATCACTGAGGACGGCGGCCGGGACGACACGCGGTTCAACGAGGCGAACGGTTGGCAGTACGAGGAGGTGGATGTCGACGGCCGACGGCTTCTGCAGGCCGTCTCCATGGCGCCGACGCCGCACAACGTCTCGTACATCTGGTACGCCCCCAACCATGTGCGCGCGTTCCGCAGGGGCGTCTACCACCAGGTCGGCGGGTACGACGCTTCGCGCACGGTACTGGACGACCAGGACCTGATGTGCCGCCTGTTCCAGGTGGGCGACTTCCACCGGATCCCCCGCTGCCTCTACCTCCAGCGGATGCACCCCGACAACACCCAGCGCGACACGGAGATCAACTCGCACATCCAGCGCGAGACCGTGGCGCTGTACGACAAGTACGTCGAGGCCAACGCGCTCGCCTGGACCAAGCGGCGCGGACTGCTCGCGCTGGACCTCGGCGCCGCCCATCGCAAGCCGCCCGGTTACCTGGGAGTGGACCAGTACCCCGGGGAAGGCGTCGACATCGTCGCGACACTGCCCGGGAAACTGGACCTCCCGGACGACTCGGTCGGCCTGCTCCGCGCGGTGGACTTCCTGGAGCACGTGCCCGCGAAGGTTCCACTGATCAACGAGCTGTACCGCCTGCTGGCACCGGGCGGCATGCTCCTCACCCTGACGCCCAGCTCGGACGGCCGTGGCGCGTACCAGGACCCGACACATGTCGCCTACTACAACGAGAACTCGTTCTGGTACTACACCGACAACCAGTACCGTGCCTTCGTGCCGGAGATCCAGGCCCGGTTCCAGAGCTCACGGCTGGTCACCTACTACCCGACCGACTGGCATTCCAGGAACAACATCTCCTACGTGCAGGCCAACCTGATCGCGATGAAGGACGGCGCGGAACGGTGTGGTGGTCTCCTGCTGGTGTGA
- a CDS encoding tetratricopeptide repeat protein encodes MKKRVRLWTGLAATVVVANMAAGWVELSREHPTAKPVSAPTVSTATTASEAGAVLQAGIRQGESHDFVGATKSFRQVLKLDPANKLAWYNLGVIAQNDNRTAEALSAYDDALKIDPDFESALYNKAILLGSNDTDQAIAILQHIVSANPKASTAYLHLGQALAKKGSDSEAKDAFGRAVRADPSLQPLVPERFRDAASAVPTPQPTVPQAGTSR; translated from the coding sequence GTGAAAAAACGAGTGCGGTTGTGGACGGGACTCGCCGCGACGGTCGTAGTCGCCAATATGGCGGCCGGTTGGGTCGAGCTGTCCAGAGAGCACCCCACGGCCAAACCCGTGTCGGCGCCCACGGTGTCCACGGCCACAACCGCATCCGAGGCGGGGGCGGTGCTCCAAGCAGGTATCAGGCAAGGGGAAAGCCACGATTTCGTCGGGGCCACGAAAAGCTTCAGGCAGGTTCTGAAGCTGGATCCTGCCAACAAACTCGCCTGGTACAACCTCGGCGTCATCGCCCAGAACGACAACAGGACGGCCGAGGCCCTCTCGGCTTACGACGATGCTCTGAAGATCGATCCGGATTTCGAGTCGGCCCTTTACAACAAGGCGATCCTGCTCGGATCGAATGACACCGATCAGGCGATCGCGATCCTGCAGCACATCGTGAGTGCCAACCCGAAGGCGTCCACGGCCTACTTGCACCTTGGGCAGGCCCTGGCGAAGAAGGGCAGCGACAGCGAGGCCAAGGACGCCTTCGGTCGCGCCGTCCGCGCCGACCCGTCGCTCCAACCGCTCGTGCCGGAACGCTTCCGAGATGCCGCGAGCGCAGTACCGACACCGCAACCGACAGTCCCTCAGGCAGGTACCAGCAGATGA
- a CDS encoding ice-binding family protein gives MVTPPVSLRTAAGFAVLAASTVTNTGATVINGDLGLSPGTSVTGFPPGQVNGTQHVADAAALQAQNDLTAAYNDAAARPTTATVPTELGGTTKTPGVYDSPAGTFGITGTLTLDAQGDPNAVFIFKAASTLITASASSVELVNGAQACNVFWQVGSSATLGTSSTMRGSVLAQASITVTTGVTVDGRTLARTAEVSLDTDTITRPACAASAHNAYVTNLFDGTVSVIDTTANAVTATVTVGNGPQGVAVSPDGTHAYVTNEWDGTVSVIDTATNAVTATVTVGDSPFGVAVTPDGTHAYVTNEWDGTVSVIDTAANAVTATVAVGNTPQEVAVTPDGTHAYVTNEWDGTVSVIGTAANAVTATVTVGNSPEGVAVSPDGTHAYVANSGDGTVSVIGTATNAVTATVTVGNSPEGVAVTPDGTHAYVTDLFDGTVSVIGTATNAVTATVTVGNGPFGVAVTPDGTHAYVTNEWDGTVSVIDTTANAVTATVTVGFFPTGVASS, from the coding sequence GTGGTCACGCCGCCCGTCTCACTGCGTACCGCCGCTGGCTTCGCGGTCCTCGCCGCGTCGACCGTCACCAATACCGGCGCCACCGTGATCAACGGCGACCTCGGGCTGAGCCCGGGCACTTCGGTGACCGGGTTTCCTCCCGGGCAGGTGAACGGCACCCAACACGTCGCCGACGCTGCCGCGTTGCAGGCTCAGAACGACCTGACGGCCGCCTACAACGACGCCGCGGCGCGCCCGACCACCGCCACCGTTCCCACGGAGCTCGGCGGTACCACCAAGACCCCCGGCGTGTACGACTCCCCGGCGGGCACGTTCGGGATCACCGGAACGCTGACGCTGGACGCCCAGGGCGACCCGAACGCCGTGTTCATCTTCAAGGCCGCGTCCACGCTGATCACGGCATCGGCGAGCAGTGTGGAACTCGTCAACGGTGCGCAGGCCTGCAACGTCTTCTGGCAGGTTGGCAGCTCCGCGACTCTTGGAACCAGTTCCACGATGCGGGGAAGCGTCCTGGCGCAGGCATCGATCACCGTCACGACGGGCGTGACGGTGGACGGTCGGACGCTGGCCCGCACCGCCGAGGTCTCACTGGACACTGACACGATCACCCGCCCGGCTTGTGCCGCATCGGCGCACAACGCCTACGTCACCAACCTCTTTGACGGCACGGTGTCGGTGATCGACACCACCGCCAACGCCGTCACCGCCACCGTCACCGTCGGCAACGGTCCGCAAGGAGTCGCTGTCAGCCCCGACGGGACGCACGCCTACGTCACCAACGAATGGGATGGCACGGTGTCGGTGATCGACACGGCCACCAACGCCGTCACCGCCACCGTCACCGTCGGCGACAGCCCGTTCGGAGTCGCCGTCACCCCGGACGGGACGCACGCCTACGTCACCAACGAATGGGACGGCACGGTGTCGGTGATCGACACGGCCGCCAACGCGGTCACCGCCACCGTCGCCGTCGGCAACACCCCGCAGGAAGTCGCCGTCACCCCGGACGGGACGCACGCCTACGTCACCAACGAATGGGATGGCACGGTGTCGGTGATCGGCACCGCCGCCAACGCCGTCACCGCCACCGTCACCGTCGGCAACAGCCCGGAAGGAGTCGCCGTCAGCCCCGACGGGACGCACGCCTACGTCGCCAACAGCGGGGATGGCACGGTGTCGGTGATCGGCACCGCCACCAACGCCGTCACCGCCACTGTCACCGTCGGCAACAGCCCGGAAGGAGTCGCCGTCACCCCGGACGGGACGCACGCCTACGTCACCGACCTCTTCGACGGCACGGTGTCGGTGATCGGCACCGCCACCAACGCCGTCACCGCTACCGTCACCGTCGGCAACGGTCCGTTCGGAGTCGCCGTCACCCCGGACGGGACGCACGCCTACGTCACCAACGAATGGGACGGCACGGTGTCGGTGATCGACACCACCGCCAACGCCGTCACCGCCACCGTCACGGTCGGCTTCTTCCCGACCGGAGTCGCCTCCTCGTAG
- a CDS encoding EF-hand domain-containing protein — protein sequence MDANGDGVITYQEYIAWLDAEKFDNIWQYALGALFDLADADQDGTLDRTHFTTLRQALGNRADNADAAFDALDNDGDGRVSRQEYLASIRAYVTGDDSAMGDALY from the coding sequence ATGGACGCCAACGGCGATGGCGTGATCACCTACCAGGAGTACATCGCCTGGCTGGACGCCGAGAAGTTCGACAACATCTGGCAGTACGCCCTGGGCGCCCTGTTCGACCTCGCCGACGCCGACCAGGACGGAACCCTGGACCGAACGCACTTCACCACGCTGCGCCAGGCACTGGGCAACCGGGCCGACAATGCCGACGCGGCTTTCGACGCACTGGACAACGACGGCGACGGACGCGTCAGCCGCCAGGAGTACCTGGCGTCGATCCGCGCATACGTCACGGGCGACGACTCCGCCATGGGCGACGCCCTGTACTGA
- a CDS encoding adenosine-specific kinase, protein MSIEKPDDANVIIGQSHFIKTVEDLHEAMIGVGSHLRFGLAFCEASGACLVRRSGNDEELEALAVRNAQAIGAGHSFVILLREGYPVNVLNAVKLVPELCGIFCATANPLDVLVAVTERGRGVIGVIDGVPPVGVETDADVADRHSLLRRIGYKL, encoded by the coding sequence GTGAGTATCGAGAAACCGGATGACGCGAATGTGATCATCGGTCAGTCGCACTTCATCAAGACCGTCGAGGACCTGCACGAGGCAATGATCGGAGTCGGCTCGCACCTGCGCTTCGGCCTCGCCTTCTGCGAGGCTTCCGGTGCCTGCCTGGTCCGACGATCCGGCAACGACGAGGAGCTGGAGGCGCTGGCCGTGCGCAATGCGCAGGCGATCGGGGCCGGCCACTCCTTCGTGATCCTGCTGCGCGAGGGCTACCCGGTCAACGTCCTGAACGCTGTGAAGCTCGTGCCCGAGCTGTGCGGCATCTTCTGCGCGACCGCCAACCCGCTCGATGTCCTGGTCGCCGTCACCGAGCGGGGCCGCGGCGTGATCGGCGTGATCGACGGCGTCCCACCGGTCGGAGTCGAGACCGACGCCGACGTCGCGGACCGGCACAGCCTGCTGCGCCGGATCGGCTACAAGCTCTGA
- a CDS encoding NAD(P)-dependent oxidoreductase codes for MRVLVVGGSGYVAGLVLPALAERYEVRVLDPRPPIGDHDHDHVVGTANDPVMLAQAMQGVDVVVHAAMAGVGEGGFTDAARAFDVNVSSVHLTLLAAHQAGVRHAVHISSLSVYQELTDRRLDESVPADATDLYGLTKRLAEQVCAAAVTQWGMSVTVLRLAWPTTEEAWPAWALPGGEPVVNRSADGTLIAATAAGDLSRALLAALEYRQGFEVFHITGDDSGLHWNPAKARDRLQWWPLRR; via the coding sequence ATGCGGGTTCTAGTGGTTGGTGGGTCGGGGTACGTTGCTGGTCTTGTGTTGCCGGCTCTGGCGGAGCGGTACGAGGTCCGGGTGCTCGACCCACGTCCGCCGATCGGTGATCACGATCACGATCACGTTGTGGGTACGGCGAATGATCCGGTGATGCTGGCTCAGGCCATGCAGGGGGTCGACGTGGTGGTGCACGCGGCGATGGCCGGCGTGGGTGAGGGCGGTTTCACCGATGCGGCTCGTGCGTTCGACGTCAACGTGAGCTCGGTCCATCTGACCTTGCTCGCCGCGCATCAGGCCGGGGTCCGCCATGCCGTGCACATCAGCAGCCTGTCGGTCTATCAGGAACTTACGGACCGTCGGCTGGACGAGTCGGTGCCGGCCGATGCGACCGATCTCTACGGACTGACCAAACGGCTGGCCGAGCAGGTGTGCGCGGCGGCCGTAACGCAGTGGGGGATGTCGGTGACCGTGCTGCGTCTGGCGTGGCCTACCACGGAGGAAGCGTGGCCGGCCTGGGCCCTGCCCGGCGGCGAGCCGGTGGTGAACCGGTCGGCTGACGGCACGCTGATCGCGGCGACCGCAGCCGGCGACCTGTCGCGGGCGCTGCTGGCCGCACTGGAGTACCGGCAGGGTTTCGAGGTCTTCCACATCACCGGCGACGATTCGGGCCTGCACTGGAACCCGGCCAAGGCCCGCGACCGGCTGCAGTGGTGGCCGCTGCGCCGTTAG